A region from the Salarias fasciatus unplaced genomic scaffold, fSalaFa1.1, whole genome shotgun sequence genome encodes:
- the LOC115385419 gene encoding trace amine-associated receptor 1-like, with protein MEEVLCYETRNNSCLRTVRPLPVRLSLYAILGVVVILTVCGNLLVTLSVAYFKQLHTPTNYLIVSLAMSDLLLGLVVMFPSMVTCVESCWYFGELFYRHYAVCQPLLYRRKITVSTVGVMILLSWSISLFIGFGMIFLRLNILGVEEFYYNNIACEGGCVLFQSGLSSTVSSLLSFYVPGIIMLGVYLRIFVVAQRQVCRIQNVSCKSTAKTSNTSQTKATKTLAVIMGAFLTFWTPFFVCNITDPFIGYSTPPGLFETVVWVGYLNSMVNPLIYAFFYSWFRKALQLFTSGKILKYDISETMLVSD; from the exons ATGGAAGAAGTTTTGTGCTATGAGACCAGGAACAATTCGTGCCTGAGGACCGTCCGTCCTCTGCCCGTCCGCCTCAGCCTCTATGCGATTCTCGGGGTCGTGGTGATCCTGACTGTGTGTGGAAACCTTCTAGTTACACTCTCAGTCGCATATTTCAAGCAGCTTCACACTCCAACCAATTACCTGATTGTCTCGCTCGCTATGTCCGACCTTCTTTTAGGATTGGTGGTTATGTTTCCCAGCATGGTTACATGTGTCGAGTCTTGCTGGTATTTCGGAGAGCTTTTCT ATCGACACTATGCTGTCTGCCAGCCTCTACTGTACAGAAGGAAAATAACAGTCAGCACTGTGGGGGTCATGATTCTGCTCAGCTGGAGTATTTCTCTTTTCATAGGTTTTGGAATGATTTTTCTGAGGTTAAATATTTTAGGCGTTGAGGAATTCTATTATAACAACATTGCTTGTGAAGGAGGGTGTGTTTTGTTCCAGAGTGGTCTTTCCAGCACAGTGTCCTCACTCCTCTCTTTTTATGTTCCGGGGATCATAATGCTCGGTGTTTATTTGAGGATCTTCGTGGTGGCACAGAGGCAAGTGTGCCGTATACAGAATGTCTCTTGCAAAAGCACTGCcaaaacatcaaacacaagTCAGACAAAAGCTACTAAAACACTTGCAGTTATAATGGGAGCCTTTCTTACATTCTGGACTCCTTTCTTTGTCTGTAACATCACTGATCCCTTCATCGGTTACTCAACACCACCAGGCCTCTTTGAAACAGTGGTGTGGGTGGGCTACCTGAACTCTATGGTCAATCCTTTAATCTATGCCTTCTTCTACAGTTGGTTCAGAAAGGCACTACAATTATTCACATCAGGTAAGATCTTGAAATATGATATTTCAGAGACAATGCTTGTCTCAGAttaa